One Ficedula albicollis isolate OC2 chromosome 26, FicAlb1.5, whole genome shotgun sequence DNA segment encodes these proteins:
- the TMEM9 gene encoding transmembrane protein 9 isoform X3, producing MRAPRMFAQSSRNFASPVLLLVLLGCFLCPPAQASKSSEDIRCKCICPPYRNISGHIYNKNVSQKDCNCLHVVEPMPVPGNDVEAYCLLCECKYEERSTTTIKVIIIIYLSVVGALLLYMAFLVLVDPLIRKPDPYTQPLHNEEDSEDARSLAGVPTLAGARANTVLERVEGAQQRWKRQVQEQRKTVFDRHKMLS from the exons ATGCGG GCTCCCAGGATGTTTGCCCAGAGCTCCCGGAACTTTGcaagccctgtgctgctgctggtgctgctgggctgtttcCTGTGTCCCCCAGCACAGGCCAGCAAG agctctgaggatATTCGCTGCAAGTGCATCTGCCCCCCGTACCGCAACATCAGCGGGCACATCTACAACAAGAATGTATCCCAGAAGGACTG caacTGTCTGCACGTGGTGGAGCCCATGCCAGTGCCTGGGAATGACGTGGAGGCCTATTGCCTGCTCTGCGAGTGCAAGTACGAGGAGCGCAGCACCACTACCATCAAG GTGATCATCATCATCTACCTGTCGGTGgtgggggctctgctgctctacATGGCATTCCTGGTGCTCGTGGACCCCCTGATCCGCAAGCCAGACCCCTACACCCAGCCCCTGCACAACGAGGAGGACAGCGAG GACGCTCGCTCCCTGGCCGGAGTGCCCACCCTGGCTGGTGCCAGGGCCAACACGGTGCTGGAGCGGGTGGAAGGGGCGCAGCAGCGCTGGAAGCGgcaggtgcaggagcagaggaagacGGTGTTCGATCGGCACAAGATGCTGAGCTAG
- the TMEM9 gene encoding transmembrane protein 9 isoform X1 encodes MSGVVRAQIREGKWAGVLERLQAPRMFAQSSRNFASPVLLLVLLGCFLCPPAQASKSSEDIRCKCICPPYRNISGHIYNKNVSQKDCNCLHVVEPMPVPGNDVEAYCLLCECKYEERSTTTIKVIIIIYLSVVGALLLYMAFLVLVDPLIRKPDPYTQPLHNEEDSEDARSLAGVPTLAGARANTVLERVEGAQQRWKRQVQEQRKTVFDRHKMLS; translated from the exons ATGTCGGGAGTGGTTCGAGCACAGATCCGGGAGGGGAAATGGGCCGGAGTCTTAGAAAGGCTCCAG GCTCCCAGGATGTTTGCCCAGAGCTCCCGGAACTTTGcaagccctgtgctgctgctggtgctgctgggctgtttcCTGTGTCCCCCAGCACAGGCCAGCAAG agctctgaggatATTCGCTGCAAGTGCATCTGCCCCCCGTACCGCAACATCAGCGGGCACATCTACAACAAGAATGTATCCCAGAAGGACTG caacTGTCTGCACGTGGTGGAGCCCATGCCAGTGCCTGGGAATGACGTGGAGGCCTATTGCCTGCTCTGCGAGTGCAAGTACGAGGAGCGCAGCACCACTACCATCAAG GTGATCATCATCATCTACCTGTCGGTGgtgggggctctgctgctctacATGGCATTCCTGGTGCTCGTGGACCCCCTGATCCGCAAGCCAGACCCCTACACCCAGCCCCTGCACAACGAGGAGGACAGCGAG GACGCTCGCTCCCTGGCCGGAGTGCCCACCCTGGCTGGTGCCAGGGCCAACACGGTGCTGGAGCGGGTGGAAGGGGCGCAGCAGCGCTGGAAGCGgcaggtgcaggagcagaggaagacGGTGTTCGATCGGCACAAGATGCTGAGCTAG
- the TMEM9 gene encoding transmembrane protein 9 isoform X4 — MFAQSSRNFASPVLLLVLLGCFLCPPAQASKSSEDIRCKCICPPYRNISGHIYNKNVSQKDCNCLHVVEPMPVPGNDVEAYCLLCECKYEERSTTTIKVIIIIYLSVVGALLLYMAFLVLVDPLIRKPDPYTQPLHNEEDSEDARSLAGVPTLAGARANTVLERVEGAQQRWKRQVQEQRKTVFDRHKMLS, encoded by the exons ATGTTTGCCCAGAGCTCCCGGAACTTTGcaagccctgtgctgctgctggtgctgctgggctgtttcCTGTGTCCCCCAGCACAGGCCAGCAAG agctctgaggatATTCGCTGCAAGTGCATCTGCCCCCCGTACCGCAACATCAGCGGGCACATCTACAACAAGAATGTATCCCAGAAGGACTG caacTGTCTGCACGTGGTGGAGCCCATGCCAGTGCCTGGGAATGACGTGGAGGCCTATTGCCTGCTCTGCGAGTGCAAGTACGAGGAGCGCAGCACCACTACCATCAAG GTGATCATCATCATCTACCTGTCGGTGgtgggggctctgctgctctacATGGCATTCCTGGTGCTCGTGGACCCCCTGATCCGCAAGCCAGACCCCTACACCCAGCCCCTGCACAACGAGGAGGACAGCGAG GACGCTCGCTCCCTGGCCGGAGTGCCCACCCTGGCTGGTGCCAGGGCCAACACGGTGCTGGAGCGGGTGGAAGGGGCGCAGCAGCGCTGGAAGCGgcaggtgcaggagcagaggaagacGGTGTTCGATCGGCACAAGATGCTGAGCTAG